A single window of Debaryomyces hansenii CBS767 chromosome F complete sequence DNA harbors:
- a CDS encoding DEHA2F00770p (weakly similar to uniprot|Q03529 Saccharomyces cerevisiae YMR272C SCS7 Required for the hydroxylation of the very long chain fatty acid (VLCFA) located in the endoplasmic reticulum), whose translation MFVGILVNASEQERLDDGDEDLASSFRNELPTFDLMTKDTDAKKDFERYRFLDIAEPLMPQIMSAHWTKDFYLDQVHRPRHCSKGARVYPNSIVDILCSRVPWWAILIYSPIGIASFIVGKRSLAELGASNDIYKWLLIGCLFWTFAEYILHRFIFHMDRYLPDYNQTLFALHFAIHGVHHFLPMDPERIAAPPPMVLLLNFLLWYVSYATMGPAYGNIFYAGGFASFLWYEEFHISLHTNPEFYQFWTGWWSHHTEMKRYHLQHHYKNYDWGYGVTSKLWDFPFGTVLDSADANQVHSK comes from the coding sequence ATGTTCGTAGGTATATTAGTAAATGCCAGCGAACAAGAAAGACTCGACGATGGGGATGAAGATTTAGCAAGTTCGTTTAGAAATGAATTGCCAACATTCGATCTTATGACAAAGGACACCGACGCTAAGAAAGATTTTGAGAGATACCGCTTTTTGGACATTGCAGAGCCATTAATGCCCCAAATTATGAGCGCACATTGGACTAAGGATTTTTACTTGGACCAAGTTCATCGCCCACGTCATTGCTCCAAAGGTGCTAGAGTTTACCCTAACTCAATAGTGGATATCCTTTGTTCAAGAGTTCCTTGGTGGGcaattttaatatactCTCCTATTGGAATTGCATCATTCATCGTTGGGAAAAGATCATTAGCTGAATTAGGTGCGCTGAACGATATTTACAAGTGGCTTTTAATAGGTTGTTTATTTTGGACTTTTGCTGAGTATATTCTTCACAGATTTATCTTCCATATGGATAGATATTTGCCTGATTACAATCAAACATTGTTTGCTTTGCATTTCGCAATACACGGAGTCCATCATTTCTTACCTATGGACCCTGAAAGAATCGCTGCACCTCCACCAATGGTTTTACTTTTAAACTTCCTCTTATGGTATGTCTCATATGCGACAATGGGCCCAGCCTATGGGAATATTTTCTACGCTGGTGGTTTTGCAAGCTTCTTATGGTATGAAGAATTCCACATCTCGTTGCATACTAATCCTGAATTTTACCAATTTTGGACAGGCTGGTGGTCACATCATACTGAAATGAAGAGGTATCATTTACAACATCATTATAAAAACTACGACTGGGGTTACGGTGTGACTTCAAAGCTCTGGGATTTTCCATTCGGAACTGTATTAGACTCTGCAGATGCAAATCAAGTTCATTCTAAATAG
- a CDS encoding DEHA2F00682p (weakly similar to uniprot|P07991 Saccharomyces cerevisiae YLR438W CAR2 L-ornithine transaminase (OTAse) catalyzes the second step of arginine degradation expression is dually-regulated by allophanate induction and a specific arginine induction process) encodes MSLYSSIDEKEFWLKSKSLLPYGGVFTPAIITKAKGVYIYTHDGKRILDFTSGQMSCLLGHGHPEISKTITEHAFNLDHLFSGMICPPVVNLAHMLTGILPDGLDKAMFLSTGGEANEAAIKLAKICTGNFEVVGLSLSWHGMTGASNATTYQSGRSGQGPMIPGNLVLPAPNGYRSIFRKPDGSYDWETELDYGWSLIDSASVGSLAAVIVEPILSSGGMLVLPDGYLRAMKKHCEKRGMLLIVDEAQTALGRCGSMFAFGDSGVIPDILSLSKTLGNGIPLSAIVTSEQLSERGNKKGFLFYTTHVNDPLPAAVGLKVLEVIIRDNLVDKARIMGNIFKSELDKFKQEYNFIGDIRGKGLMVGIEIVKNRQTKESDPDLAKVLADKMMELGLSANLIAVASFGGIFRIAPPITITEEELRHGLSIMNDAFRAIRNQL; translated from the coding sequence ATGAGcttatattcttcaattgatgaGAAGGAGTTTTGgttaaaatcaaaatcctTGTTACCTTACGGCGGAGTCTTCACTCCAGCCATAATTACGAAAGCAAAAGGGgtatatatttataccCATGATGGGAAGCGTATATTGGACTTTACATCCGGACAAATGTCATGTTTACTTGGTCACGGTCACCCAGAAATTTCTAAAACGATTACAGAGCATGCTTTTAATTTGGACCATCTTTTCAGTGGCATGATTTGTCCCCCAGTCGTAAACTTGGCGCATATGTTGACAGGAATTCTACCTGACGGGTTAGATAAGGCAATGTTTCTAAGTACAGGAGGTGAAGCTAATGAGGCGGCGATCAAGCTAGCAAAAATATGTACtggaaattttgaagttgtTGGGTTGTCCTTGTCGTGGCATGGTATGACTGGTGCCTCTAATGCCACAACCTATCAATCAGGTAGATCAGGACAAGGTCCAATGATACCAGGAAACTTAGTGCTTCCAGCTCCTAATGGTTACAGATCAATTTTTCGGAAACCTGATGGATCCTACGACTGGGAAACTGAATTGGATTACGGATGGTCCTTGATCGATAGTGCTTCCGTTGGATCTTTGGCTGCGGTCATAGTTGAGCCTATTTTGAGTTCTGGTGGTATGTTAGTTTTACCTGATGGATATCTTAGAGCTATGAAAAAACATTGTGAGAAAAGAGGTATGTTAttaattgttgatgaagCTCAAACAGCTTTAGGGCGTTGTGGATCGATGTTTGCATTTGGAGACTCGGGTGTTATACCAgatatattatcattgagCAAAACTTTGGGTAATGGAATACCCCTTTCGGCTATTGTCACGTCAGAACAACTTTCGGAAAGAGGGAATAAGAAAGGGTTTTTGTTTTATACTACCCATGTCAACGACCCCCTTCCCGCCGCGGTTGGACTAAAAGTTTTAGAAGTTATTATCAGAGACAACTTAGTTGATAAGGCAAGAATTATGggaaatatatttaaatcagAATTAGATAAGTTTAAACAGGAGTATAATTTTATAGGAGACATTAGAGGGAAGGGTCTTATGGTTGGAATTGAGATAGTTAAAAACCGACAAACAAAAGAATCAGACCCCGATTTGGCGAAAGTTTTGGCGGATAAAATGATGGAGCTTGGTCTATCCGCAAATCTTATAGCCGTTGCTTCTTTTGGTGGAATCTTTAGAATTGCTCCACCTATTACAATAACAGAGGAGGAGCTTAGACATGGATTATCAATTATGAATGATGCTTTCAGGGCTATTCGAAATCAATTATAG
- a CDS encoding DEHA2F00726p (similar to uniprot|Q96W94 Saccharomyces kluyveri PYD3 Beta-alanine synthase): MTYETLIIKKDRLINTIHETASKFGAKGVWGPGLTQTGVCRLALSDEDKNVRDWFVKETQFLGCEVKVDAIGNIFAIYPGKNPGPPTGIGSHLDTQPNGGRYDGIYGVLSGLEVLRTLKENGIIPNYPIALVNWTNEEGARFPRSLIASSLWAEIVSEEEALGLESISDKVPVSIGDELKRIGYNGPIMSSYKSNPLAAHFELHIEQGPILENENKKIGIVTGVQAYTWYTVTVRGKSSHAGTTPMNTRSDAMQIASKLILKGIDIAQKHDGLATIGTIDLEPASINVIPDTVRFSFDARHVNDDKLTELMDNVKLEFKSIAEKGNCSKYSQSLEVEFDHIYTSGAVSFDETNIDTVKKSALELFSTDDVKEIVSGAGHDSCATSIRVPTSMIFIPSKNGISHNPEEYSSPEEIDNGFRVLLNTILRYDELRRKNP, encoded by the coding sequence ATGACGTACGAAACTTTGATTATAAAAAAAGATAGACTTATCAATACAATCCATGAGACTGCATCCAAGTTTGGAGCTAAAGGGGTTTGGGGACCCGGGTTGACGCAAACGGGCGTTTGCCGTCTAGCATTAAGTGACGAAGATAAAAACGTAAGAGATTGGTTCGTGAAGGAAACTCAATTCCTTGGGTGTGAGGTGAAGGTTGACGCAATCGGTAATATTTTCGCAATTTATCCTGGCAAAAACCCAGGACCACCAACTGGTATCGGATCTCACTTAGATACGCAACCTAATGGCGGTAGATATGACGGAATATACGGTGTTCTTTCAGGATTGGAGGTTCTTCGAactttgaaagaaaatggcATCATTCCTAATTATCCAATTGCGCTTGTTAACTGGACAAACGAAGAGGGTGCGAGGTTTCCCAGATCTCTTATCGCTTCATCGTTATGGGCAGAAATTGTAAGCGAGGAAGAGGCCTTAGGTCTAGAGTCTATTTCTGATAAAGTTCCAGTTAGTATTGgtgatgaattaaagaGAATTGGCTACAATGGACCCATTATGTCGTCGTATAAGAGCAATCCTTTAGCTGCGCATTTCGAACTTCACATCGAACAGGGGCCTATTTTGGAGAAtgagaataaaaaaattggtatTGTTACTGGAGTTCAGGCGTATACTTGGTATACGGTCACTGTTAGAGGTAAATCATCTCATGCGGGTACTACGCCAATGAACACTAGGAGCGATGCTATGCAAATAGCTTCAAAACTTATTTTAAAAGGTATAGACATTGCTCAAAAGCATGATGGCCTAGCTACAATCGGTACAATTGATTTAGAGCCGGCCCTGATAAATGTCATTCCGGATACTGTCagattttcttttgatgCTAGGCATGTAAACGACGATAAACTAACCGAGTTAATGGATAACGTGAAATtagaattcaaatcaattgcCGAAAAAGGTAATTGTTCTAAATATTCTCAATCATTGGAAGTAGAATTTGATCACATTTACACTTCAGGTGCTGTTTCTTTTGATGAGACCAACATTGACACCGTTAAAAAAAGCGCCTTAGAGTTGTTTTCTACGGATGATGTTAAAGAGATAGTTAGTGGTGCAGGTCATGATTCTTGTGCCACTAGTATCAGAGTACCAACTTCAATGATATTCATTCCATCTAAGAATGGTATTTCTCATAATCCAGAAGAATACTCGTCACCCGAAGAAATCGATAATGGTTTCAGagttttattgaatacCATTTTGAGGTACGATGAATTGAGACGAAAAAACCCTTGA
- a CDS encoding DEHA2F00748p (similar to uniprot|P15365 Saccharomyces cerevisiae YJR152W DAL5 Allantoin permease), whose translation MSLYEEKNSVETNLHQYRLSKDPEKSIHPIISVKSTIREDVENGAIGLDLYEQAQELSKDEIESEYLKIRRKIDRRLLPILCITYTLQFLDKLSLNYASAYSLKEDLGLTGQRYSWVAAIFNFGYLFWALPSNYIIQRAPVAKYTGVMLFVWAIILIAHIGCQNYGGMLVVRFILGMFEAGISPACMTICSMFYTREEQPFRMCTFLSCNGIATIVGALLGYGLGHSTNASIKSWKLIFLVIGLLNLVWSVVFIWLCPDSPATATFINEREKAIVVDKISKNNMGIKDKKIRRYQIIEAVSDPAVWLISFIGLSCGIVNGGVSNFSSALMKGYGFSGLNATALQLPTGAIEFVVVFIAGIIAISVKNTRCIIFVLLCVPGLAGLIGIHLINLDHKWALVGCTWLQFIIGGPVILSWIFLTGNIGGHTKKTISNGFWFTLYAAGNIIGANIFYANEAPKYTSAIVGLITCYSGMMVIGIGYRFLLIHRNKKRTYEQGEYNDEIAKQAVIDGFNDLTDFENRGFRYAI comes from the coding sequence ATGTCACTTTACGAAGAGAAGAATTCTGTGGAAACGAATCTACATCAGTATAGATTGAGTAAAGATCCAGAGAAATCGATCCACCCAATTATCTCGGTGAAGTCTACTATAAGAGAGGATGTGGAAAATGGAGCTATCGGTTTGGATCTATATGAACAAGCTCAAGAGCTATCGAAAGACGAAATTGAATCcgaatatttaaaaattagACGAAAGATAGATAGGAGGTTATTACCGATTTTATGCATCACTTATACATTACAATTcttagataaattatctCTTAATTATGCCTCAGCTTATTCTTTAAAGGAAGACTTGGGATTAACTGGTCAACGGTATTCTTGGGTGGCAgcaatatttaattttggCTACCTTTTTTGGGCATTACCATCCAACTATATTATCCAGAGAGCACCAGTGGCTAAATATACCGGGGTTATGCTTTTTGTATGGGCAATCATATTAATTGCTCATATAGGGTGCCAAAATTATGGGGGAATGTTGGTTGTCAGGTTTATCTTGGGCATGTTTGAAGCCGGTATATCGCCAGCTTGCATGACGATATGTTCAATGTTTTATACTAGAGAAGAACAGCCATTCAGGATGTGTACCTTTTTATCTTGTAACGGGATTGCAACTATTGTTGGCGCATTATTAGGCTATGGTTTGGGACATTCAACAAATGCATCTATTAAATCGTggaaattgatatttttggtAATAGGATTGCTCAATTTAGTATGGTCAGTAGTATTCATTTGGTTATGCCCTGATTCACCAGCAACTGCGACGTTTATTAACGAAAGGGAAAAGGCGATTGTCGTTGACaagatttcaaagaataatatgGGTATCAAAGACAAgaaaattagaagatatcaaatcattgaagCGGTATCGGATCCAGCTGTTTGGTTGATTTCCTTTATAGGGCTTTCATGTGGAATTGTCAATGGTGGAGTTTCTAACTTTTCTTCAGCGTTAATGAAAGGTTATGGATTCAGTGGACTAAATGCAACAGCTTTACAATTACCAACGGGGGCTATTGAGTTTGTGGTTGTGTTCATTGCAGGTATCATAGCTATAAGTGTAAAAAATACTAGATGCATAATATTCGTATTACTTTGTGTACCCGGCCTTGCAGGATTGATCGGGATTcatttaatcaatttagACCATAAATGGGCATTGGTAGGATGTACTTGGCTTCAGTTTATTATTGGGGGTCCAGTTATTTTATCGTGGATATTTCTAACGGGTAACATTGGTGGTCATACTAAGAAAACAATTTCGAATGGTTTTTGGTTTACGCTTTATGCAGCGGGTAATATAATCGGAGCTAACATATTTTATGCCAATGAAGCCCCCAAATATACAAGCGCCATTGTTGGTTTGATTACATGCTATTCAGGAATGATGGTAATAGGAATTGGGTACAGATTTTTGCTTATTCATAGAAATAAGAAGAGAACATATGAACAAGGTGAATacaatgatgaaattgcCAAGCAAGCGGTCATCGATGgatttaatgatttgacTGATTTTGAGAATCGAGGTTTTAGATATGCGATATAG
- a CDS encoding DEHA2F00792p (similar to uniprot|P46367 Saccharomyces cerevisiae YOR374W ALD4 Mitochondrial aldehyde dehydrogenase that utilizes NADP+ or NAD+ equally as coenzymes): MVSTNLPLEIPITLPNGIKYTQPTGLFINNEFVRSKQGNKFEVLSPSTEEVVTSVYEAREDDVDIAVQHASRAFEESSWAKADPCQRGAALYKLANLIEENFETIASIEAMDNGKAIGNAKGDVTLAISVLRSTAGFSDKMLGSVIESGDSHFNFTRREPLGVCGQIIPWNFPLLMFTWKIAPALVTGNCVVIKSSETTPLSALYVSNLIKEANLFPPGVLNVISGFGKYTGNAITEHPLIKKVAFTGSTATGKTIMRKCAESNLKKVTLELGGKSPHIIFNDADMDTTLKSVVTGIFYNSGEVCSAGSRLYIQEGIYDAFVEKFVQTTKSDVKVGDPFLPDTIQGAQNSVDQLDKILKYIQIGTDEGAKILAGGERLQGKGYFIKPTIFGDVKEDMRIVQEEIFGPVITISKFKTTDDVVRMANNTDYGLAAGIQTSNVNRAIDVSRRLKAGTVWVNTYNDFHPMVPFGGYNSSGMGREMGVEVLQNYTQTKAVRMSIIKPKD; the protein is encoded by the coding sequence ATGGTTTCTACAAATTTACCATTAGAAATCCCAATTACTTTACCAAATGGTATTAAATATACTCAACCAACAGGgttattcattaataatgaatttgtGAGGTCTAAGCAGGGCAATAAGTTTGAAGTCCTTTCACCATCAACAGAAGAAGTAGTTACATCGGTATACGAAGCTCGTGAGGATGATGTGGATATAGCGGTGCAACATGCCCTGAGagcatttgaagaatcttcGTGGGCAAAAGCAGACCCCTGCCAGAGAGGTGCTGCATTATACAAATTagcaaatttaattgagGAGAactttgaaacaattgCCTCTATCGAAGCTATGGATAATGGTAAAGCTATAGGCAATGCAAAAGGAGATGTCACATTGGCAATTTCTGTTTTGAGGTCGACAGCTGGATTCTCTGATAAGATGTTGGGTTCTGTTATTGAAAGCGGTGACAGCCATTTTAATTTCACCAGACGTGAACCACTTGGTGTCTGTGGCCAAATTATTCCATGGAACTTTCCATTATTAATGTTCACTTGGAAAATAGCCCCAGCATTGGTAACGGGTAATTGCGTAGTTATAAAGTCTTCTGAAACAACCCCATTGTCTGCGTTGTATGTTTCTAATTTGATTAAGGAAGCTAATTTATTTCCTCCTGGGGTGCTTAACGTCATAAGTGGATTTGGTAAATACACCGGTAATGCTATTACCGAGCATCCTCTTATCAAGAAGGTTGCATTTACTGGTTCAACTGCAACAGGTAAAACTATCATGAGAAAGTGTGCAGAGAGTAATTTGAAGAAGGTCACCTTAGAATTGGGAGGGAAATCGCCACATATAATCTTCAACGATGCTGATATGGACACAACATTGAAATCTGTGGTTACTGGCATCTTCTATAATTCAGGTGAAGTTTGTTCTGCTGGTTCACGTCtatatattcaagaagGTATTTATGATgcatttgttgaaaaattcgtACAAACTACTAAATCTGACGTTAAGGTAGGTGATCCATTCTTACCAGATACTATTCAAGGTGCCCAAAATAGCGTTGATCAATTGgataagattttgaaatatattcagATCGGTACTGATGAAGGTGCAAAAATATTGGCTGGTGGAGAAAGATTGCAAGGAAAGGGATACTTCATTAAACCAACTATTTTTGGTGATGTTAAAGAAGATATGAGAATCGTCCAGGAAGAAATCTTCGGTCCTGTTATAACAATTAGTAAATTCAAAACTACTGATGATGTTGTTCGTATGGCTAATAATACAGATTATGGTTTGGCTGCTGGTATTCAGACTTCAAACGTAAACAGAGCAATTGATGTTTCCCGTAGATTAAAGGCAGGCACCGTTTGGGTGAATACTTACAATGATTTCCATCCAATGGTTCCATTTGGCGGTTATAACCTGTCTGGTATGGGAAGAGAGATGGGTGTAGAAGTATTACAAAACTATACCCAAACAAAGGCGGTTAGAATGAGTATTATTAAACCAAAAGATTAA
- a CDS encoding DEHA2F00814p (some similarities with CA3202|IPF3444.5f Candida albicans IPF3444.5f unknown function) produces the protein MDGTRLDIVKEILSGNGISLKEEKGNIEDSAKIQTTYIRRLENDIHLVSSFINQANVSIEKLILKTKNTSHEDSISLKKDIIALSDTYGRLPYLSDKSDVIGIASASSIIDSLIQQQTEASIHLNKKNEIDSYEITSKQALVEEYKRLLQLIDQKHITEQEKLEEIDQKTSAMESDPISKGSQIGALNIKLDEARQSENLLSTYLKRIIIKYLALSDWESQQVITEEKLQENVNVCIELIDKLVVSSINSTAWVEIDPNEIESKFINHLLMNNTIISRDDSTKEKLFLSLRTFGSEF, from the coding sequence ATGGATGGAACAAGGCTTGATATAGTGAAAGAAATACTATCTGGTAATGGGATTTCTCTTAAGGAGGAAAAGGGGAATATAGAAGATTCTGCTAAGATTCAAACAACCTATATCCGAAGACTTGAAAATGACATACACCTAGTGTCTTCGTTTATTAACCAGGCTAAcgtttcaattgaaaagctaattttaaaaaccaaaaatacATCACACGAAGATCTGATTTCTCTAAAAAAGGATATTATTGCGCTATCTGATACATATGGAAGATTACCATATTTGTCGGATAAGAGCGATGTTATTGGAATAGCCTCTGCATCGTCAATAATTGATAGTcttattcaacaacaaacGGAAGCAAGTATACAtttgaacaagaaaaatgaaattgattcttATGAAATAACGTCTAAGCAAGCTTtagttgaagaatataaacGGTTATTACAGTTAATAGATCAAAAACACATTACTGAACAAGAGAAGttggaagaaattgacCAAAAGACTAGTGCTATGGAGCTGGATCCAATATCGAAAGGTCTGCAGATAGGGGCGTTGAATATTAAACTAGATGAAGCACGTCAGTCGGAAAATTTGCTATCCACATACTTAAAACgaattatcatcaaatacttGGCGCTAAGTGATTGGGAATCACAACAGGTTATAACAGAGGAGAAATTGCAAGAAAATGTAAATGTGTGCATAGAGTTGATAGATAAATTAGTGgtatcttcaataaattcaactGCCTGGGTTGAGATTGATCCTAATGAAATTGAGAGTAAATTTATCAACCacttattaatgaataatacaataatttcaagagATGACTCTAcgaaagaaaaattatttttgctGCTAAGAACTTTTGGATCTGAATTCTAG